In Sphingomonas sp., a single window of DNA contains:
- the glmU gene encoding bifunctional UDP-N-acetylglucosamine diphosphorylase/glucosamine-1-phosphate N-acetyltransferase GlmU, which produces MTAPIAAIILAAGKGTRMKSDTHKVLHPIAGRPMLLHLIDSVKALGAAREVVVVGAGREQVEAAVTPLGAETAHQAEQLGTGHAVLQAKDALAGFEGDVLILYGDVPLVTTATMRRMVERLHGDDAPAVVVLGFRPADPGAYGRLIVAGGDRLSKIVEYKDASAEERAVTLCNSGLMAVRGADLFALLDRLTNKNAAGEYYLTDIVELANGDGRVAAVIETGATEVTGVNSRGELAALEAEWQQARRARAMVEGATLIAPETVWFAHDTQIGRDVTIEPNVVFGPGVTVADGVVLRAFSHIEGATIASGATVGPYARLRPGAVLEADSHVGNFVELKNAVLGKGAKANHLTYLGDASVGAGANIGAGTITCNYNGFLKQKTVIGAGAFIGSNSALVAPVAIGDGAIIGAGSVITRNVEADALAVTRPETLTKQGWATTFRAKMKARKAAK; this is translated from the coding sequence GTGACTGCACCCATCGCCGCGATCATCCTCGCCGCCGGCAAGGGCACGCGGATGAAATCCGATACCCACAAGGTGCTCCATCCGATCGCCGGGCGGCCGATGCTGCTCCACCTGATCGACAGCGTGAAGGCGCTGGGCGCCGCGCGCGAAGTGGTGGTGGTCGGCGCGGGGCGCGAGCAGGTCGAAGCCGCAGTCACGCCGCTGGGCGCGGAGACCGCGCACCAGGCCGAGCAGCTCGGCACCGGCCATGCCGTGCTCCAGGCGAAGGACGCGCTGGCAGGCTTCGAGGGCGACGTGCTGATCCTCTATGGCGACGTGCCCTTGGTCACCACCGCGACGATGCGGCGCATGGTCGAGCGGCTGCATGGAGACGACGCGCCCGCCGTGGTGGTGCTCGGCTTCCGCCCGGCCGATCCGGGCGCCTATGGCCGGTTGATCGTCGCGGGCGGCGATCGCCTGTCGAAGATCGTCGAGTACAAGGATGCGAGCGCCGAGGAGCGCGCCGTCACCCTGTGCAATTCGGGGCTGATGGCGGTGCGCGGCGCCGATCTGTTCGCGCTGCTCGATCGGCTGACCAACAAGAATGCGGCCGGCGAATATTACCTCACCGACATCGTCGAGCTGGCGAACGGCGACGGCCGGGTCGCCGCGGTGATCGAGACCGGCGCGACCGAAGTCACCGGCGTCAACAGCCGCGGCGAACTGGCGGCGCTGGAGGCCGAGTGGCAGCAGGCCCGCCGCGCCCGCGCGATGGTGGAGGGTGCGACGCTGATCGCCCCCGAGACGGTGTGGTTCGCCCATGACACCCAGATCGGCCGCGACGTGACGATCGAGCCCAACGTGGTGTTCGGCCCAGGCGTCACGGTGGCGGACGGCGTGGTGCTGCGCGCGTTCAGCCATATCGAGGGCGCGACCATCGCCAGCGGCGCGACCGTCGGTCCCTATGCCCGGTTGCGGCCCGGCGCGGTGTTGGAGGCGGATTCCCATGTCGGCAATTTCGTCGAGCTGAAGAACGCTGTGCTCGGCAAGGGCGCCAAGGCCAACCATCTCACCTATCTGGGCGATGCCAGCGTCGGTGCCGGCGCGAACATCGGCGCGGGCACGATCACCTGCAATTACAACGGCTTCCTGAAGCAGAAGACGGTGATCGGCGCGGGCGCGTTCATCGGATCGAACAGCGCGCTGGTGGCGCCGGTGGCGATCGGCGACGGGGCGATCATCGGTGCCGGATCGGTGATCACCCGCAATGTCGAGGCGGATGCGCTGGCCGTCACCCGGCCGGAAACATTGACGAAGCAGGGTTGGGCCACGACCTTCCGTGCGAAAATGAAGGCACGAAAGGCCGCAAAATGA
- a CDS encoding HAD-IA family hydrolase, with amino-acid sequence MPLPFQTIGFDLDGTLLDTSGDLAATLNRVLAEDSRPALPLHRILSMVGRGVHALLEQAVAATGGGDAAVVARLHPRFVATYAAHNAEHSRPYPGVVDALDALAAQGITLAVVTNKPEALTLPLLRATGLLPRFATVIGGDTLGPGTAKPSPAPILEMVRRCGGPAAFVGDSTYDVQAAQAAGVPVIACSFGFSQVRVTTLGAEAVIDSYAELLPARAVLRPISV; translated from the coding sequence ATGCCCCTGCCCTTTCAGACCATCGGCTTCGATCTCGACGGCACGCTGCTCGACACCAGCGGCGATCTCGCCGCGACGCTCAACCGCGTGCTGGCAGAGGACAGCCGGCCGGCGCTGCCGCTCCACCGCATCCTGTCCATGGTCGGCCGCGGCGTGCATGCGCTGCTGGAACAGGCGGTCGCAGCAACCGGCGGCGGCGATGCGGCGGTGGTGGCGCGGCTCCACCCGCGCTTTGTCGCGACCTACGCCGCGCACAATGCCGAGCATAGCCGCCCCTATCCGGGCGTGGTCGACGCACTCGATGCGCTGGCGGCGCAGGGCATCACGCTGGCGGTGGTGACCAACAAGCCTGAAGCGCTGACCCTGCCGCTGCTTCGGGCGACGGGCCTGCTCCCCCGCTTCGCCACCGTGATCGGCGGCGACACGCTCGGCCCCGGCACCGCCAAGCCCTCGCCCGCGCCGATCCTCGAGATGGTCCGGCGCTGCGGCGGGCCGGCGGCGTTCGTCGGCGATTCGACCTATGACGTGCAGGCGGCACAGGCCGCGGGCGTGCCGGTGATCGCCTGCAGCTTCGGCTTCTCGCAGGTGCGGGTGACCACGCTCGGCGCCGAGGCGGTGATCGATTCCTATGCCGAACTCCTTCCCGCGCGTGCGGTGCTCCGCCCAATCAGCGTTTGA
- a CDS encoding L-serine ammonia-lyase, producing MATKGVGPNAGPISITDVFTIGIGPSSSHTVGPMRAARDFAAWVVADGRSVTKLCCELFGSLALTGRGHATDRAVVLGLAGERPEGVDPDAVEPMLTQITAERRILLGGTAPVGFDPETDLKFRKRQFLPGHPNGMKLRATLVDGAVLERTYYSVGGGAIRREGEDAAAGLSAGTNHPFASAREMLERCDELGLDIAGLMLANERGWREDAATLAFVDGIHDAMNACMDRGMAQDGILPGGLEVPRRARKLHQKLMARGPRVEPASVLEWVSLWALAVNEENAAGGRVVTAPTNGAAGVIPAVLRYYECFVGNATQAGSRRLLLTAAAIGILYKRQASISAAEMGCQGEVGVACSMAAAGLAAALGGSNAQIENAAEIGMEHNLGLTCDPIGGLVQIPCIERNTMGAVKAINAAMLALHGDGTHKVSLDAVIETMRQTGLDMRSKYKETSLGGLAVNVVEC from the coding sequence GTGGCGACCAAAGGCGTCGGGCCAAATGCAGGGCCGATCAGCATCACCGACGTGTTCACCATCGGCATCGGGCCGTCGAGCTCGCATACTGTGGGGCCGATGCGCGCCGCGCGCGACTTCGCCGCCTGGGTGGTCGCCGACGGGCGCAGCGTCACCAAGCTGTGCTGCGAGCTGTTCGGCTCGCTGGCGCTGACCGGCAGGGGCCATGCCACCGATCGAGCGGTGGTGCTCGGTCTCGCGGGCGAGCGGCCCGAGGGCGTCGATCCCGATGCCGTCGAGCCGATGCTGACGCAGATCACCGCCGAGCGTCGCATCCTGCTGGGCGGCACCGCCCCGGTCGGATTCGATCCCGAGACCGACCTCAAGTTCCGCAAGCGCCAGTTCCTGCCCGGCCATCCCAACGGCATGAAGCTGCGCGCGACGCTGGTCGACGGCGCGGTGCTGGAACGCACATACTATTCGGTCGGCGGCGGCGCAATCCGGCGTGAGGGCGAGGACGCCGCGGCGGGTCTCTCGGCGGGCACCAACCATCCCTTCGCCAGCGCGCGCGAGATGCTGGAGCGCTGCGACGAGCTCGGGCTCGATATCGCCGGGCTGATGCTCGCCAACGAGCGCGGCTGGCGCGAGGATGCGGCGACGCTCGCCTTTGTCGACGGCATCCACGATGCGATGAACGCCTGCATGGACCGCGGCATGGCGCAGGACGGGATCCTGCCCGGCGGGCTGGAAGTCCCCCGCCGCGCGCGCAAGCTGCACCAGAAGCTGATGGCGCGCGGGCCCCGCGTCGAGCCTGCCTCGGTGCTCGAATGGGTGAGCCTTTGGGCGCTGGCGGTGAACGAGGAGAATGCCGCGGGCGGCCGCGTCGTCACCGCGCCGACCAACGGCGCGGCGGGCGTGATCCCGGCGGTGCTGCGCTATTATGAATGCTTTGTCGGCAACGCGACCCAGGCGGGCAGCCGCCGCCTGCTGCTCACCGCCGCCGCAATCGGCATCCTCTACAAACGCCAGGCCTCGATCTCGGCCGCGGAGATGGGCTGCCAGGGCGAAGTGGGCGTCGCCTGCTCGATGGCGGCTGCGGGCCTCGCCGCGGCGCTGGGCGGCAGCAACGCGCAGATCGAGAATGCTGCCGAGATCGGCATGGAGCATAATCTAGGCCTCACCTGCGATCCGATCGGTGGGCTGGTGCAGATCCCCTGCATCGAGCGCAACACGATGGGCGCGGTGAAGGCGATCAACGCGGCGATGCTCGCGCTGCACGGCGACGGCACCCACAAGGTCTCGCTCGACGCGGTGATCGAGACGATGCGCCAGACCGGCCTCGACATGCGCTCCAAGTACAAGGAGACGAGCCTCGGCGGCCTGGCGGTCAACGTCGTCGAGTGTTGA
- a CDS encoding dienelactone hydrolase, protein MIGRIGIAAAACAAAIFAFEGQAQQAPARPSIDAPELAALGSHGIGVADLEFVEAGRADPLQGADKPAIVDRHIPIKLWYPAAAKGAGTRYRTALPGEKGGDVPFEVPGLATPGAAAAKGRFPLVILAHGYSNTPEVLSWLGENLASKGYVVVAPAFRDPPITIRTPAARAGPLTSRPLDIAFVAAEAQRRAKAGQGAFAAADAERTALIGYSMGGYGVLTAAGAPLDPAVAGATRGALAPYVAGAAKAERLKVADLKAVVAISPASNLYGTPLWAAPGVAAIRAPTLFVVGSQDHVVGYDPGVRTLFEQEVHAPRYLLTFREAAHSIALIGAPPAMRESFWDLDWFEDAVWRKDRLMAVQAHFITAFLDRYVKGEEAKASYIDGLVPNSNNGKWVGAPGGRYAGFSPGAPAATIWKGFQPSRVSGMNFEFKPAQP, encoded by the coding sequence ATGATCGGCAGAATCGGAATCGCGGCCGCAGCATGCGCAGCCGCGATTTTTGCGTTCGAAGGGCAGGCGCAGCAGGCCCCGGCACGCCCCAGCATCGACGCGCCGGAACTGGCCGCGCTCGGCAGCCATGGCATCGGCGTCGCCGATCTTGAGTTCGTGGAAGCGGGCCGGGCCGATCCGCTGCAGGGCGCGGACAAGCCCGCGATCGTCGACCGGCACATCCCCATCAAGCTCTGGTATCCCGCCGCGGCGAAGGGCGCGGGCACCCGCTATCGCACCGCGCTGCCGGGGGAAAAGGGGGGCGACGTGCCCTTCGAGGTGCCGGGGCTCGCCACACCGGGAGCGGCGGCGGCCAAGGGGCGCTTCCCGCTGGTGATCCTCGCGCACGGCTATAGCAACACCCCCGAGGTGCTCTCCTGGCTCGGCGAAAATCTGGCGAGCAAGGGCTATGTCGTGGTCGCACCCGCCTTCCGTGATCCGCCGATCACCATCCGAACGCCGGCAGCGCGTGCCGGTCCGCTGACCAGCCGGCCGCTCGACATCGCCTTCGTCGCCGCCGAGGCGCAGCGCCGGGCGAAGGCCGGGCAGGGGGCGTTCGCCGCCGCCGACGCCGAGCGGACGGCGCTGATCGGCTATTCGATGGGCGGCTACGGCGTGCTCACCGCGGCGGGTGCGCCGCTCGACCCGGCGGTGGCGGGCGCGACGCGCGGTGCCCTCGCGCCCTATGTGGCCGGGGCGGCGAAGGCGGAGCGCCTCAAGGTCGCCGATCTCAAGGCGGTGGTGGCGATTTCGCCGGCCAGCAATCTCTACGGCACCCCGCTCTGGGCCGCGCCCGGCGTCGCGGCGATCCGCGCGCCGACGCTGTTCGTCGTCGGCAGCCAGGACCATGTCGTCGGCTATGATCCGGGCGTGCGCACGCTGTTCGAGCAGGAAGTCCACGCCCCGCGCTACCTGCTCACCTTCCGCGAGGCGGCGCACAGCATCGCGCTGATCGGGGCGCCGCCCGCGATGCGCGAGAGCTTTTGGGACCTCGACTGGTTCGAGGATGCGGTGTGGCGCAAGGACCGGCTGATGGCGGTGCAGGCGCACTTCATCACCGCGTTCCTCGACCGCTATGTGAAGGGCGAGGAAGCCAAGGCGTCGTACATCGACGGGCTGGTGCCCAACTCGAACAACGGAAAATGGGTCGGCGCCCCCGGCGGCCGCTATGCCGGGTTCAGCCCCGGCGCGCCGGCCGCGACGATCTGGAAGGGCTTCCAGCCGAGCCGGGTGTCGGGGATGAACTTCGAGTTCAAGCCCGCCCAGCCTTGA